A single Desulfobaculum xiamenense DNA region contains:
- a CDS encoding 4Fe-4S binding protein translates to MKVTRRAFLRYGLEAGAMVGLVGGLSVLSVDAAYVRPPRALSPEAFTSRCMRCGVCVEVCPTRCLSLVDLTLDVRNMSTPEIAPRFGGCEAWATGCKACAEACPTGALDPLRQLADEKPGHADLEPNRCVNCMVCFIRCPVPGAVLFPNPDGEPFTREQDIPTRLKLRTSPLKPYIDATRCVGCGLCVHYCPEHIMSLEPEVRL, encoded by the coding sequence ATGAAAGTGACCCGAAGAGCGTTCCTGCGTTACGGTCTGGAGGCTGGGGCCATGGTCGGCCTTGTGGGCGGTCTGTCCGTCCTGTCAGTCGACGCCGCCTATGTGCGCCCCCCGCGCGCTCTATCGCCGGAGGCGTTTACCTCGCGCTGCATGCGTTGCGGGGTGTGCGTTGAGGTCTGTCCCACGCGTTGTCTGTCCCTCGTGGACCTCACGCTGGATGTGCGTAACATGTCCACCCCCGAGATTGCGCCGCGTTTTGGCGGCTGCGAGGCGTGGGCCACGGGCTGCAAGGCCTGCGCCGAGGCCTGCCCCACAGGCGCGCTGGACCCGCTGCGCCAGTTGGCCGACGAGAAGCCCGGGCATGCCGATCTCGAACCGAATCGGTGCGTCAACTGCATGGTCTGTTTCATCCGCTGTCCTGTGCCGGGAGCCGTGCTGTTCCCCAATCCCGACGGCGAACCCTTCACCCGCGAGCAGGACATTCCCACCCGGCTCAAGCTACGCACCTCGCCCCTCAAGCCTTACATAGACGCCACGCGTTGCGTGGGCTGCGGCCTGTGCGTGCATTACTGCCCGGAGCATATCATGTCCCTCGAACCGGAGGTGCGGTTATGA
- a CDS encoding MATE family efflux transporter, with protein sequence MISRWAVRNGYRDVLTIGLPLVASMASNTITQFTDRVFLAHYSLETLAASLSAGVVSFGFSAFFAGLASYVNVFVAQYTGAGRNLRVGPALWQGLWFALVAGLCMSALALPAEWIFTVAGHAPVVQAMEVDYYRILCFASAFSILDVVLGGFYTGRGITRPVMVVNLAGALLNIPLDYMFIYGFGPIPEMGIRGAGYATAIAWGFSAALFAVLIFTRKNEESFAVRSGWRVQPDLFRRLVRFGLPSGVEFFLDVFGFTVFILLVGRIGNVELAATNMVFSLNQFSFMPMIGLHIAVQSMVGQAVGAGCPDDGEAAATSTMHLCVGWAAVMALIYLLLPGPLTDLFRPDGFTAAQYAPVRDTGRILLMFVAFYTLFDAVAITYLGALKGAGDTAYTMRLIGAASMCAMVVPSYVALEVLHAGLYAGWLCVVSYVLLLAFFALRRFRRGHWRGMRVIEA encoded by the coding sequence ATGATTTCGAGATGGGCCGTGCGCAACGGCTATCGTGACGTATTGACCATTGGCTTGCCGCTCGTGGCGAGCATGGCTTCCAACACCATCACCCAATTCACCGACCGCGTCTTCCTCGCCCACTATTCGCTGGAGACGCTTGCCGCCTCGCTCTCCGCGGGTGTGGTGAGCTTTGGGTTCAGTGCCTTTTTCGCGGGCCTTGCGAGCTATGTGAACGTGTTCGTCGCCCAGTACACCGGTGCGGGGCGCAATCTGCGCGTCGGTCCCGCCCTGTGGCAGGGCCTGTGGTTTGCTCTGGTGGCTGGCCTGTGCATGAGTGCGCTGGCCCTGCCCGCCGAGTGGATATTCACCGTTGCCGGCCACGCGCCGGTGGTGCAGGCCATGGAGGTGGACTACTACCGCATCTTGTGCTTCGCCTCGGCCTTCAGCATCCTCGATGTGGTGCTGGGCGGATTCTACACCGGGCGCGGCATCACCCGGCCGGTCATGGTCGTGAACCTTGCCGGAGCGCTGCTCAACATTCCGTTGGACTACATGTTCATCTACGGCTTCGGACCGATTCCCGAGATGGGCATCCGTGGTGCGGGCTATGCCACGGCCATCGCGTGGGGCTTTTCCGCCGCGCTGTTCGCCGTGCTCATCTTCACCCGCAAGAACGAGGAGAGCTTTGCCGTGCGTTCCGGGTGGCGGGTGCAGCCGGACCTGTTCCGGCGGCTGGTGCGCTTCGGATTGCCGAGCGGCGTGGAGTTCTTCCTCGACGTGTTCGGCTTCACGGTGTTCATCCTGCTGGTGGGCCGCATCGGCAATGTGGAGCTTGCAGCGACGAACATGGTCTTCAGCCTCAATCAGTTCAGCTTCATGCCCATGATCGGCCTGCACATCGCCGTGCAATCCATGGTGGGACAGGCCGTTGGCGCGGGGTGCCCGGACGACGGCGAAGCCGCCGCCACCAGCACCATGCATCTGTGCGTGGGCTGGGCCGCCGTCATGGCGCTGATCTATCTGCTGCTGCCCGGTCCGCTTACGGACCTCTTCCGGCCCGACGGATTCACGGCGGCGCAGTATGCCCCCGTGCGCGACACCGGACGGATTCTGCTCATGTTCGTGGCCTTCTATACGCTGTTCGACGCGGTGGCCATCACCTACCTCGGCGCGCTCAAGGGCGCGGGCGACACGGCCTACACCATGCGCCTCATCGGCGCGGCGTCCATGTGCGCGATGGTCGTTCCCTCGTATGTGGCGCTGGAAGTGCTGCATGCCGGGCTGTACGCGGGATGGCTCTGCGTGGTGAGCTATGTGCTCCTGTTGGCCTTCTTCGCGCTACGACGCTTCCGGCGTGGGCATTGGCGCGGGATGCGCGTTATCGAGGCCTAG
- a CDS encoding MATE family efflux transporter has product MFSRWQAKGGYRDVFRVGLPLVASMASATVMQFTDRVFLGNYSLDALAASLSGSVVNFVFMAFFSGVASYATVFVAQYVGSGQPRNVGPVVWQSVWFSLAAGACMALLSLVGPSIFALAGHAPEVRELECAYFSILSVASGLNIFGVSLACFYSGRGLTRTVMLVSLAGALVNIPLDYCLINGYGPFPEMGIRGAGYATAIGWALSAALYALLVLRRANEAEFAMLSGFRFDRELFLRLMRFGLPSGTQVFLDMFGVTFFILLVGRMGNAALATTNMVFSLDHFSFLPMYGLHVAAEVMVGQALGAGRADDAAYAAGSAVRLCFGWAVVVSIIFVFCPGPLLDMFRPSSYTPEQYAQIRHTGEVLLRFVAAWALFEAFAIGYMGALKGAGDTRFVMLLIGACSLSTLVIPTYFVVEVFDAGLYAAWSCVLLNVILLSVFARWRFAQGRWKRMRVI; this is encoded by the coding sequence ATGTTTTCGAGATGGCAGGCCAAGGGCGGCTATCGCGACGTGTTTCGCGTGGGGTTGCCGCTGGTGGCCAGCATGGCCTCGGCCACGGTGATGCAGTTCACGGACCGAGTGTTCCTTGGCAATTATTCGTTGGACGCGCTGGCCGCTTCGCTTTCGGGCAGCGTGGTCAACTTCGTGTTCATGGCCTTCTTTTCCGGCGTGGCCAGCTACGCCACGGTCTTCGTGGCGCAGTATGTCGGGTCCGGGCAGCCGCGAAACGTCGGCCCGGTGGTCTGGCAGTCCGTGTGGTTCTCCCTCGCGGCCGGGGCGTGCATGGCGCTTCTGTCGCTTGTCGGGCCGTCCATTTTCGCGCTGGCCGGGCATGCGCCCGAGGTGCGCGAGCTGGAGTGCGCCTATTTCTCCATTCTGAGCGTGGCCTCCGGGCTGAACATCTTCGGCGTGAGCCTGGCGTGCTTCTATTCCGGGCGCGGACTCACGCGCACGGTGATGCTGGTCAGCCTCGCCGGGGCGCTGGTCAACATCCCCCTCGACTACTGTCTTATTAATGGCTACGGCCCGTTTCCCGAGATGGGCATCCGTGGCGCGGGCTACGCCACGGCCATCGGCTGGGCGCTTTCCGCCGCGCTGTACGCGCTTCTGGTGCTGCGCCGGGCCAACGAGGCCGAATTCGCCATGCTGTCCGGCTTCCGCTTCGACCGCGAACTGTTTCTGCGGCTCATGCGCTTCGGGCTGCCTAGCGGCACGCAGGTCTTTCTCGACATGTTCGGCGTGACCTTCTTCATCCTGCTGGTGGGCCGGATGGGCAATGCCGCGCTGGCCACCACCAACATGGTCTTCAGTCTCGACCATTTTAGCTTCCTGCCCATGTACGGCCTGCACGTCGCCGCGGAGGTCATGGTGGGGCAGGCGCTTGGCGCGGGGCGGGCGGACGACGCGGCCTATGCCGCCGGTAGCGCGGTGCGCCTGTGCTTCGGCTGGGCGGTCGTGGTCTCGATCATCTTCGTGTTCTGCCCCGGACCGCTGCTCGACATGTTCCGGCCCTCGTCCTACACGCCGGAGCAGTACGCGCAGATTCGTCACACCGGCGAGGTGCTACTGCGCTTCGTGGCCGCGTGGGCGCTGTTCGAGGCCTTCGCCATCGGCTACATGGGCGCGCTCAAGGGCGCGGGGGACACACGCTTCGTCATGCTGCTCATTGGCGCATGCTCCCTGTCCACGCTGGTGATTCCCACCTATTTCGTTGTGGAGGTCTTTGACGCCGGGCTGTACGCGGCGTGGAGTTGCGTGCTGCTCAACGTGATTCTGCTGTCGGTCTTTGCGCGGTGGCGTTTCGCGCAGGGGCGCTGGAAGCGTATGCGCGTGATCTGA
- the uvrA gene encoding excinuclease ABC subunit UvrA: MSGNNCIHIAGARQHNLKDLTLDIPRDQLVVVCGPSGSGKSTLSFDIVYAEGQRRYVESLSAYARQFLPQMDKPDVDRIEGLTPAISLEQQTTSRNPRSTVGTVTEVYDFLRVFFARLGTMYCPSCGRPIQAQTVDEIVENIAAMAEGTKFLLLAPLAEQKKGTHQDLLRKLRGEGFVRVRLNGEVVTLDSLPELDKKKKHTIDLVVDRLVVKADMRKRLADSVELALKYGSGRLSVVLVGGDEDGRTILYSSEAVCPECRISLPPLSPQLFSFNSPQGACPQCSGIGSVEYFEPDLLAPNRGLSLRQGAIIPWKNPRVLSRYADELKTLGERHGFGLDTPLVEFSDAARKALFEGDAQTGWPGALAHMETGMQFGPIWRDELARFRQSRPCPACDGARLRPESLAARVADLNIFQFTSMSIGSALEWLSGLSFAGHQQMIAVPLLKELRHRLSFLVNVGLDYLSLGRNMATLSGGEAQRIRLAGQLGSGLVGVTYVLDEPSIGLHPRDNDRLLGTLRSLQERGNTVLVVEHDETTIRNADHVIELGPGSGWLGGEIVYQGDVKGLLTSPDSLTGKYLRGDMRIEQPESRRMANGSITMRNVTTNNLRGLDVSIPLGCLTVVTGVSGSGKSSLVVDSLYKHLALARGTKVDSPGRLAGIEGMEAVERIISIDQTPIGRTPRSNPATYTKIFDEIRNIFAQTQEARARGYKPGRFSFNVKGGRCEACQGDGSLRVEMHFLPDVFVKCDVCKGMRYNRETLDVTYKGKNIHEVLDMTVRQASAFFENYPVLKRRLAILEEVGLEYLRLGQPATTLSGGEAQRIKISRELGKRSLPGTLYILDEPTTGLHMHEVGKLIGVLQRLVDRGASVVVIEHNTDVVRAADWVIDLGPGGGENGGRIVAQGTPEDIIANPDSVTGRFLVDEPSAAR, encoded by the coding sequence ATGAGCGGAAACAACTGCATTCATATAGCGGGCGCGCGTCAGCACAACCTCAAGGACCTGACGCTGGACATCCCCCGCGATCAACTGGTGGTGGTGTGCGGCCCGAGCGGCTCGGGCAAGTCCACCCTGTCCTTCGACATCGTCTACGCCGAGGGCCAGCGGCGCTATGTGGAGTCTCTCTCCGCCTACGCCCGCCAGTTCCTGCCGCAGATGGACAAGCCGGACGTGGACCGCATCGAGGGCCTCACCCCGGCCATCTCGTTGGAGCAGCAGACCACCTCGCGCAATCCGCGTTCCACAGTGGGCACGGTGACGGAGGTCTACGACTTCCTGCGCGTGTTCTTCGCGCGGCTGGGCACCATGTATTGCCCGTCCTGCGGGCGGCCCATTCAGGCCCAGACCGTGGACGAGATCGTCGAGAACATCGCCGCCATGGCCGAGGGCACGAAGTTCCTGCTCCTAGCCCCGCTGGCCGAGCAGAAAAAGGGCACCCATCAGGACCTCCTGCGCAAGCTGCGCGGTGAGGGCTTTGTGCGCGTGCGCCTGAACGGCGAGGTGGTCACCCTCGATTCCCTGCCGGAGCTGGACAAGAAGAAAAAGCACACCATCGATCTGGTGGTGGACCGCCTCGTGGTCAAGGCCGACATGCGCAAGCGTCTGGCCGACTCCGTGGAGCTGGCCCTCAAGTACGGCAGCGGACGGCTGTCCGTGGTCCTCGTCGGTGGCGACGAGGACGGGCGGACCATCCTCTACTCCTCCGAGGCCGTGTGCCCGGAGTGCCGCATCAGCCTGCCGCCGCTCTCTCCGCAGCTTTTTTCCTTCAACAGTCCGCAGGGCGCGTGTCCGCAGTGCTCCGGCATCGGCAGCGTGGAATATTTCGAGCCGGACCTGCTGGCTCCCAACCGGGGGCTGTCCCTGCGGCAGGGGGCCATCATTCCGTGGAAGAACCCCCGCGTGCTGAGCCGCTACGCCGACGAGCTGAAGACCCTTGGCGAGCGCCACGGCTTCGGCCTCGATACGCCGCTGGTCGAGTTCTCCGACGCGGCGCGCAAGGCGCTCTTCGAGGGCGACGCGCAGACCGGCTGGCCCGGCGCGCTGGCGCACATGGAGACGGGCATGCAGTTCGGACCCATCTGGCGTGACGAGCTGGCCCGCTTCCGGCAGAGCCGCCCCTGTCCAGCCTGCGACGGCGCGCGGCTGCGGCCCGAGTCTCTGGCGGCGCGCGTGGCAGACCTGAACATCTTCCAGTTCACGAGCATGTCCATCGGCTCCGCGCTGGAGTGGCTCTCCGGCCTGTCCTTCGCGGGGCATCAGCAGATGATCGCCGTGCCACTGCTCAAGGAATTGCGCCACCGCCTGTCCTTCCTTGTCAACGTGGGGCTGGACTATCTGAGCCTCGGGCGCAACATGGCCACCTTGTCCGGCGGCGAGGCCCAGCGCATCCGCCTTGCCGGGCAGCTCGGCTCCGGTCTCGTGGGCGTGACCTACGTCCTCGACGAACCGAGTATCGGCCTGCATCCGCGTGACAACGACCGTCTGCTCGGCACCCTGCGCAGTCTGCAGGAGCGCGGCAACACCGTGCTCGTCGTCGAGCATGACGAAACCACCATCCGCAATGCCGATCACGTCATCGAGCTTGGCCCCGGCTCCGGCTGGCTCGGTGGTGAGATCGTCTACCAGGGCGACGTGAAGGGTCTGCTGACCAGTCCGGACAGCCTCACCGGCAAGTACCTGCGTGGCGACATGCGCATCGAGCAGCCCGAGAGCCGCCGTATGGCCAATGGCAGCATCACCATGCGCAACGTGACCACCAACAACCTGCGCGGGCTGGACGTGTCCATCCCCCTTGGCTGTCTGACCGTGGTCACCGGCGTGTCCGGCTCCGGCAAGAGTTCGCTGGTGGTGGATTCGCTGTACAAGCATCTCGCGCTGGCGCGCGGCACCAAGGTGGACAGTCCCGGTCGTCTGGCGGGCATCGAGGGCATGGAGGCCGTGGAGCGCATCATCTCCATCGACCAGACGCCCATCGGCCGCACGCCGCGCTCCAATCCGGCCACCTACACCAAGATATTCGACGAGATACGCAACATCTTCGCCCAGACGCAGGAGGCCCGCGCGCGCGGCTACAAGCCCGGACGCTTCAGTTTCAACGTCAAGGGTGGGCGCTGCGAGGCCTGTCAGGGCGACGGATCCCTGCGCGTTGAAATGCACTTTCTGCCCGACGTGTTCGTGAAGTGCGACGTGTGCAAGGGCATGCGCTACAACCGCGAGACCCTCGACGTGACCTACAAGGGCAAGAACATTCACGAGGTGCTGGACATGACCGTCCGGCAGGCCTCGGCCTTCTTCGAGAACTACCCGGTGCTCAAGCGGCGGCTGGCCATTCTCGAAGAGGTGGGCCTCGAATACCTGCGGCTGGGGCAGCCCGCCACGACGCTCTCCGGCGGCGAGGCCCAGCGCATCAAAATATCCCGAGAACTCGGCAAGCGCAGCCTGCCCGGAACACTCTACATCCTCGACGAGCCGACCACCGGCCTGCATATGCACGAGGTGGGCAAGCTTATCGGCGTGCTGCAACGCCTCGTGGATCGTGGCGCATCCGTGGTGGTCATCGAGCACAATACCGACGTCGTGCGCGCGGCGGACTGGGTCATCGACCTCGGTCCCGGCGGCGGCGAGAACGGTGGGCGCATCGTGGCGCAGGGCACGCCCGAGGACATCATCGCCAACCCCGACTCCGTCACCGGCCGATTCCTCGTGGACGAGCCGTCCGCCGCGCGCTGA
- a CDS encoding sigma-54 interaction domain-containing protein: MRKHTADGTIDPDMLDSLRRQRRELEREIQLLGQVREAVELDEHGIMTLMNSMMACLYRARMEPPVPRDALRDLVNLPSSITFVSDGTEELLEYAPEYFLGRPLSSLAERLHPDDIDPVDKAMQEALGKGETCRLSYRIRTFSGEYRWVWERCVGSYDAEGRLLYIQGLMTDIGEQHRQAYELRRDLTERHAPAGERYRFGSIIGKSAAMKKVYADVLESAKGDSPIVLYGESGTGKDLVARTVHSLSDRAGGAFVPVNCGAIPDYLFESEFFGYRRGAFTGAIRDKKGLMDLADRGTLFLDEIGEISLTNQAKLLRAVEDGGFTPLGSTEFRRPDVRIVAATNRDLAEEVRRGTFREDLYYRIHVIPIRIPPLRERGEDIFLLVDFFREQLSADAPRSIPLSVLAAMEKYDWPGNIRELQNVLRRYLTTGELGIPTERDTPRDVVGDVSEMSGLDLDSAVTMFERRFLAAELEKTHWNRTETARRLGISRKTLFRRLLKCGLS; the protein is encoded by the coding sequence ATGCGAAAACACACGGCAGACGGGACCATCGATCCAGACATGCTGGACAGCCTGCGGCGGCAACGGCGGGAACTGGAGAGAGAGATACAACTCCTCGGACAGGTGCGCGAAGCGGTCGAGCTCGACGAGCACGGCATCATGACGCTCATGAACTCCATGATGGCCTGCCTGTACAGGGCACGCATGGAACCGCCCGTTCCGCGTGACGCACTGCGTGATCTCGTAAACCTGCCAAGCAGCATCACCTTCGTCAGCGACGGCACGGAGGAACTGCTGGAATACGCGCCGGAATACTTTCTCGGCCGCCCGCTCTCGTCACTGGCGGAACGCCTGCACCCCGACGACATCGACCCCGTCGACAAGGCCATGCAGGAGGCACTGGGCAAGGGCGAAACCTGCCGCCTGTCCTACCGCATCCGGACCTTCTCCGGCGAATACCGCTGGGTGTGGGAGCGCTGCGTGGGCAGCTACGACGCCGAAGGCAGGCTGCTCTACATTCAGGGACTCATGACGGACATCGGCGAGCAGCACCGGCAGGCCTACGAACTACGCCGCGACCTCACCGAGCGTCACGCCCCGGCGGGCGAGCGCTACCGCTTCGGCAGCATCATCGGCAAGAGCGCGGCCATGAAGAAGGTCTACGCAGACGTGCTCGAATCCGCCAAGGGCGATTCGCCCATCGTGCTCTACGGCGAATCGGGCACGGGCAAGGACCTCGTGGCGCGCACGGTGCACTCCCTAAGCGATCGCGCTGGCGGAGCCTTCGTGCCCGTGAACTGCGGCGCCATCCCGGACTATCTCTTCGAGAGCGAATTCTTCGGCTACCGACGGGGGGCCTTCACCGGAGCCATCCGCGACAAGAAGGGCCTCATGGACCTCGCCGACCGGGGCACCCTCTTCCTCGACGAAATCGGCGAAATCAGCCTGACCAATCAGGCCAAGCTGCTGCGCGCCGTGGAGGACGGAGGCTTCACGCCACTCGGCAGCACGGAATTCCGCCGTCCCGACGTGCGCATCGTGGCCGCCACCAACCGCGACCTCGCCGAGGAGGTCCGCCGGGGCACCTTCCGCGAGGACCTCTACTACCGCATTCACGTCATCCCCATCCGCATCCCCCCACTGCGCGAGCGCGGAGAGGACATTTTCCTGCTCGTCGACTTCTTCCGGGAGCAGTTGAGCGCAGACGCCCCCCGCAGCATCCCCTTGAGCGTGCTGGCCGCCATGGAGAAATACGACTGGCCCGGCAACATCCGCGAACTTCAGAACGTGCTGCGGCGCTACCTGACCACCGGCGAACTCGGCATCCCCACGGAACGCGACACGCCGCGTGATGTTGTCGGTGACGTGTCCGAGATGTCCGGACTCGATCTCGACTCGGCAGTCACCATGTTCGAACGGCGCTTCCTCGCCGCAGAGTTGGAAAAGACTCACTGGAACCGCACGGAGACGGCGCGCCGCCTCGGCATCAGCCGCAAGACGCTCTTCCGTCGCCTGCTCAAGTGCGGCCTGTCCTGA
- a CDS encoding reductive dehalogenase yields the protein MKSRENDGVKASGAGMNRRQFAKAALGGIGAVAAVPAMLGEAIAKAEADERKSVEFRRNLVTTVDNPILVDETVHRRFSSANIAFNAYSRDLGESHWAVYGRNFVKNLQQGKGGTDIVVGSFDDARAVNALEAAMQTGNRLTGNHGEGNENRGPLAWDNNITSADLASFPRTELPPEDFTRQVKVAARLGGANLVGVCKLNRRWVYESTQRNVYSPDEPQTQRIVFRDVERPTETPEELVIPESVQYAVVMAVEMPRTVIQSSPGPAAGIGDALGYSRMGWASVAVAEYIRCMGYIAIPCKNDTALSVPLAIEAGLGEAGRMGALITPEFGPCVRLCKVFTNMPLVPDKPIRFGVEEFCNHCKKCARECPSKCITEGEQTWEPRNECNNGGVKKWYNDYKKCLGFWDENGMSCTNCVAVCPFTKGDMWAHHFTEWSIKNIHASHPVWLNLDDAFGYGERRHDLDVFKRDFAPYGMDPDKMER from the coding sequence GTGAAGAGCAGAGAGAATGATGGAGTGAAGGCGAGTGGGGCGGGCATGAACCGTCGCCAGTTCGCCAAGGCCGCGCTTGGCGGCATAGGTGCCGTGGCCGCAGTGCCAGCCATGCTGGGCGAGGCCATTGCCAAGGCCGAGGCCGACGAGCGCAAGTCCGTGGAGTTTCGCAGAAACCTCGTGACCACGGTGGACAATCCCATTCTCGTGGACGAGACGGTGCATCGGCGCTTCTCCAGCGCCAACATTGCCTTCAACGCCTATTCGCGCGATCTCGGCGAATCGCATTGGGCCGTCTACGGCCGGAATTTTGTGAAGAATCTCCAGCAGGGCAAGGGTGGCACGGACATCGTGGTCGGCTCCTTCGACGATGCACGAGCCGTCAACGCGCTAGAAGCCGCCATGCAGACCGGCAACCGCCTGACCGGCAACCACGGCGAGGGCAACGAGAATCGCGGACCGCTGGCATGGGATAACAACATCACCTCCGCCGATCTCGCGTCCTTTCCGCGTACGGAATTGCCGCCGGAGGACTTCACGCGGCAGGTCAAGGTGGCCGCGCGACTCGGCGGGGCGAATCTCGTGGGTGTGTGCAAGCTGAACCGGCGCTGGGTCTACGAGAGCACCCAGCGCAACGTCTACAGCCCCGACGAACCCCAGACGCAGCGCATTGTGTTCCGGGATGTGGAGCGCCCCACGGAAACTCCCGAGGAGCTGGTGATCCCGGAGAGCGTGCAGTACGCGGTGGTCATGGCCGTGGAAATGCCGCGCACCGTCATCCAGTCCTCGCCCGGACCCGCTGCGGGCATCGGCGACGCGCTGGGCTACTCGCGCATGGGCTGGGCATCCGTGGCCGTGGCCGAGTACATCCGCTGCATGGGCTACATCGCCATTCCCTGCAAGAACGACACGGCGCTTTCCGTGCCGCTGGCCATCGAGGCCGGACTGGGCGAGGCCGGACGCATGGGGGCGCTCATCACGCCCGAGTTCGGTCCCTGCGTGCGCCTGTGCAAGGTATTTACCAACATGCCGTTGGTTCCGGACAAGCCCATCCGTTTCGGCGTGGAGGAGTTCTGCAACCACTGCAAGAAGTGCGCGCGCGAGTGTCCGTCCAAGTGCATCACCGAGGGTGAGCAGACATGGGAGCCTCGTAACGAGTGCAACAACGGCGGCGTGAAGAAGTGGTACAACGACTACAAGAAGTGCCTCGGCTTCTGGGATGAGAACGGCATGAGCTGCACCAACTGTGTCGCCGTGTGCCCCTTCACCAAGGGTGATATGTGGGCACACCACTTCACGGAGTGGTCCATCAAGAATATCCACGCGTCCCATCCCGTGTGGCTGAACCTTGACGATGCCTTCGGCTACGGGGAGCGTCGCCACGATCTTGATGTCTTCAAGCGTGATTTCGCGCCCTATGGCATGGACCCCGATAAGATGGAACGCTAG
- a CDS encoding 4Fe-4S binding protein, whose protein sequence is MTSVARWRGIVHAAVFLAIGAAAFVGVPFAGCAYLGIGTLRLVCPVGFVETALASHSVPWGLVPGFLVMCVLLVLLGRAYCAWACPASFLGMQVRRLAVRLLPGGISRGVGRWWRALGERVSARVGADRGDGVALLLGLAAGVAFFGWPAFSVVCPVGVVSRGLIEAVTHHVLRADLVLLVGPILLALLFRKGWKCACPVGTLRGLLAAPNRTLVPVVRADACRGCMRCARVCPAGLDPEAGAVDPMLCSKCMRCMDACPTDAVRLALVAPSALARSERHAG, encoded by the coding sequence ATGACGTCCGTTGCCCGTTGGCGCGGCATCGTTCATGCCGCCGTATTTCTCGCGATAGGCGCTGCGGCCTTCGTTGGCGTGCCCTTTGCCGGGTGTGCGTACCTCGGCATCGGCACATTGCGGCTGGTATGCCCCGTGGGCTTCGTCGAGACGGCGCTCGCCTCGCATAGCGTGCCGTGGGGGCTGGTGCCGGGATTTCTCGTCATGTGCGTGCTGCTGGTACTGCTCGGCCGGGCGTATTGCGCGTGGGCGTGTCCAGCCTCGTTTCTGGGGATGCAGGTGCGACGGCTGGCCGTGCGACTGCTGCCGGGTGGGATTTCGCGCGGCGTGGGCCGCTGGTGGCGCGCCCTTGGCGAACGCGTCTCTGCACGCGTGGGTGCGGACCGTGGCGACGGCGTGGCGCTTCTTCTCGGGCTGGCGGCAGGAGTCGCCTTCTTTGGCTGGCCAGCCTTCAGCGTGGTCTGCCCGGTGGGTGTCGTGTCACGTGGGCTTATCGAGGCCGTGACGCACCACGTCCTGCGTGCGGACCTTGTCTTGCTTGTGGGGCCGATTCTTTTGGCGCTCCTGTTCCGAAAGGGCTGGAAGTGCGCCTGCCCAGTGGGGACGCTGCGCGGGTTGCTGGCCGCGCCCAACCGGACGCTGGTTCCCGTTGTGCGTGCCGATGCGTGCCGTGGGTGCATGCGGTGCGCGCGGGTTTGCCCGGCTGGTCTTGATCCCGAGGCCGGAGCCGTGGACCCCATGCTGTGCTCCAAGTGCATGCGGTGCATGGATGCCTGCCCGACCGATGCTGTGCGCTTGGCCCTTGTGGCTCCGTCGGCGCTGGCGCGTTCAGAGCGGCACGCAGGCTAG